A single window of Hylaeus volcanicus isolate JK05 chromosome 8, UHH_iyHylVolc1.0_haploid, whole genome shotgun sequence DNA harbors:
- the LOC128880719 gene encoding GDP-fucose protein O-fucosyltransferase 1, translating into MFSIIFFILLLTKFYSTYCENFDIDTNGYIVYCPCMGRFGNQADHFLGALGFAKAINRTLVLPPWVEYRTGETKSIQVPFDKYFNVSQVQSCHKAIVMEDFMDDIAPKIWQPKERVSFCYSARGKKDSCNAKEGNPFGPFWDTYNIDFVKSEFYGPLHYDVYHTDMAVQWRKRYPAVSWPVLAFTGAPASFPVQLENKKLHKCLQWNTAMLDEAKAFIKQKLSKGAFIGIHLRNGIDWVRACEFISSTPNLFAAPQCLGYRNERGKATSAMCLPSFDLIVRHLKRVIRNGNDVKSVFVASDNNYMIEELTKALARMEVSVFKQDPPASPHLDLAILGRANYFIGNCISSFSAFVAREREVKGYPSFFWGFPTERSSYSITHEEF; encoded by the exons ATGttcagtattatttttttcattctactATTGACCAAATTTTACAGTACTTATTGcgaaaattttgatatcgATACGAATGGATATATTGTTTACTGTCCGTGTATGG GAAGATTTGGAAATCAAGCAGATCACTTTTTAGGTGCTTTAGGATTTGCGAAAGCAATAAATCGTACTCTGGTTCTACCACCATGGGTTGAATACAGAACTGGAGAAACTAAATCA ATACAAGTTccttttgataaatattttaatgtttcacaAGTACAAAGTTGCCATAAAGCAATAGTAATGGAGGATTTCATGGACGATATTGCTCCAAAAATATGGCAACCTAAGGAAAGAGTAT CTTTCTGTTACTCTGCACGTGGTAAAAAAGATTCATGTAATGCTAAAGAGGGAAACCCGTTTGGTCCATTCTGGGACACATATAACATAGATTTTgtaaaatcagaattttatGGTCCTCTTCATTACGATGTCTATCATACAGACATGGCTGTACAATGGCGAAAGCGATATCCTGCAGTAAGTTGGCCGGTATTAGCATTCACAGGTGCACCTGCTAGTTTTCCTGTtcaattggaaaataaaaagttacatAAATGTCTCCAATGGAATACGGCAATGCTCGACGAAGCGAAAgcatttataaaacaaaaattgtcaaaGGGAGCCTTCATTGGAATACATTTGCGTAACGGAATTGATTGG GTTCGTGCTTgcgaatttatttcaagcaCGCCAAATCTTTTCGCTGCTCCTCAATGTCTTGGTTATCGAAATGAACGCGGAAAAGCAACTTCCGCTATGTGTCTACCATCGTTCGATTTAATAGTGCGTCATCTCAAACGTGTCATACGCAATGGTAACGACGTCAAATCAGTGTTTGTTGCATCCGATAATAATTACATGATCGAAGAACTTACTAAAGCGCTGGCACGTATGGAA GTATCAGTTTTTAAACAAGATCCGCCTGCATCGCCCCATTTAGATTTAGCTATTCTAGGAAGAGCAAATTACTTCATAGGAAAttgtatttcttctttctcagCTTTTGTTGCAAGAGAAAGAGAAGTTAAAGGTTATCCTTCATTCTTTTGGGGCTTCCCTACAGAAAGATCTTCGTATTCTATTACAcacgaagaattttaa
- the LOC128880845 gene encoding deubiquitinase OTUD6B-like: protein MAEITLTEEGLTQKHKKERKELQAQIQILKKSICKGDKKKKKEVTEEISRLEEALDEKQEEESTRWKVAHLNINNTEDENIESYNDEVIKNDIQHEQLTHRVSKAQKRRDKKANAERERNERIIEQEALNVFGKRNVELQAIKKILQERDLMMFDIPSDGHCLYNAVAHQLKVIGETPLNFHELRTKTAVHLRENMNEFLPFISNPDSDNVLSPEQYEKYCNDVAGTSAWGGAIELQVLSHVLKCPIEVIQATSASYIVGNEYSNGKRMILTYHRHMYELGAHYNSVTKSVKGEES from the exons ATGGCAGAGATAACATTGACGGAAGAAGGATTAACGcagaaacataaaaaagaacgaaaggaACTACAAG cacaaatacaaattttaaagaagtcAATTTGCAAGGGtgacaaaaagaagaaaaaagaagttacAGAAGAAATTAGTCGTCTAGAAGAAGCCTTGGATGAAAAGCAAGAAGAAGAATCTACTAGATGGAAAGTTGCAcatcttaatattaataacacgGAAGATGAGAATATTGAAAGTTATAATGATGAagtgataaaaaatgatatacaacaCGAACAGTTGACACACAGAGTTTCGAAAGCACAAAAAAGGAGAGACAAAAAAGCAAATGCAGAGAGAGAACGTAATGAGAGAATAATAGAGCAAGAAGCATTAAATGTTTTTGgcaaaagaaatgttgaatTGCAagccataaaaaaaattcttcaagaACGTGATCTAATGATGTTTGATATTCCAAGTGATGGTCATTG TTTGTATAATGCTGTTGCACATCAATTGAAAGTTATAGGAGAAACACcattgaattttcatgaaCTCAGGACAAAAACTGCTGTACATTTAAGAGAGAatatgaatgaatttttaccaTTCATTTCTAATCCAGATTCTGATAATGTTCTTTCACCTGAACAGTATGAGAAGTATTGCAATGATGTAGCAGGTACAAGCGCTTGGGGAGGTGCTATTGAG ctACAAGTTCTTTCGCATGTATTGAAATGTCCAATAGAAGTTATTCAAGCAACGAGCGCATCGTACATTGTTGGTAACGAGTATAGCAATGGGAAAAGAATGATATTAACCTATCATCGTCATATGTACGAACTAGGTGCCCATTATAATTCCGTTACAAAATCTGTTAAAGGAGAAGAAAGTTGA
- the LOC128880843 gene encoding mediator of RNA polymerase II transcription subunit 15 → MVMLIEVFQIFLIVYLISECKNMATDENSWKTQSFRQSVIAKIDEVVQTSGMPTTRNSIDMENHVFQKAKTREEYLGFVARLILHVRELNSKKGAGGAAPGTGGTGNQGMPDPIGALQTLARQGTGINQMMSMSGPGSNPQGIIQQPPTNTATNLLQSLNQRPGQPMTMQGMQNKMPGMGMMPAQTSGPMGHMSSIQTMQNNSMLTQMNQMGQGQIPPQMNQVVPNQMGQITPGQMQQSMQTQMQNQLSGQMGNQIGGSISGIQTSMPQQMNQITSAQLGSAQMQQLNHMQRKSGEMINTGFPGPRNVTANQFLRQSPSPSAPSPAGLGAPSSNQMVASPALVPSPSPQHAIMGGPQRSVGMAPSPSSSLNTPGGVGATPSPQQEDQAYRDKVRQLSKYIEPLRRMIAKMGNDGNVDKLSKMKKLLEILSNPSKRMPMDTLLKCEVVLEKVDVKRSDASVGRVSTLKEHHFFSPLLEAVSTHLQSPVVNHTLQRTFGPCLEALFGPEIKNLPPPLKKQKIEESPSDIPDVLQGEIARLDQRFKVSLDPAQQNGSKCIQLICWLDDRHLPCVPPVSVTVPADYPLTPPRCVMAPHEYATTFLCAVQKALNARITKLPRRFSVSQLLDTWEMSVRQASAPSQTPVTTNTVLMGL, encoded by the exons ATGGTCATGCTGATAGAagtttttcagatttttttaattgtttacttaattagtgaatgtaaaaatatggCAACTGACGAGAATTCGTGGAAAACGCAAAGTTTCCGACAAAGTGTAATTGCGAAAAT aGATGAAGTTGTACAAACGTCTGGAATGCCCACTACAAGAAATAGCATTGATATGGAAAATCATGTTTTTCAGAAGGCAAAAACTAGG GAGGAATATCTAGGTTTTGTTGCCAGGTTGATTCTACATGTCAGAGAACTca actCCAAGAAAGGTGCAGGAGGTGCTGCACCAGGTACAGGTGGTACAGGAAATCAAGGGATGCCAGATCCAATTGGGGCATTGCAAACATTGGCACGCCAGGGAACTGGTATTAATCAAATGATGAGTATGAGTGGACCAGGATCTAATCCTCAAGGAATAATTCAGCAACCACCTACCAATACTGCTACCAATC TATTGCAAAGTCTAAATCAACGTCCTGGGCAACCTATGACCATGCAAggtatgcaaaataaaatgccaGGAATGGGTATGATGCCTGCCCAAACCAGTGGTCCGATGGGTCATATGAGTTCAATTCAGACTATGCAAAATAATTCGATGTTAACCCAGATGAATCAAATGGGGCAAGGACAAATTCCTCCGCAAATGAATCAAGTAGTCCCTAATCAAATGGGACAAATTACTCCAGGACAAATGCAGCAAAGCATGCAG ACTCAAATGCAGAATCAATTATCAGGTCAAATGGGTAATCAAATTGGTGGATCTATAAGTGGAATTCAAACTAGTATGCCACAACAGATGAATCAAATTACTTCGGCGCAATTAGGTTCTGCTCAAATGCAACAATTAAATCATATGCAAAGAAAa TCAGGTGAAATGATAAACACTGGATTTCCAGGTCCTCGAAACGTTACAGCAAATCAGTTTTTACGACAAAGTCCGTCACCGTCGGCTCCAAGTCCAGCTGGTTTAGGGGCACCATCGAG TAATCAGATGGTAGCTTCTCCAGCGTTAGTTCCATCTCCGAGCCCGCAACATGCTATAATGGGAGGACCTCAACGATCTGTAG GTATGGCACCATCTCCTAGCAGTTCTTTGAACACTCCAGGAGGTGTGGGCGCTACTCCAAGTCCGCAACAAGAAGATCAAGCGTATAGAGATAAAGTTAGACAATTGAGTAAATACATTGAACCTTTGCGAAGAATGATCGCCAAGATGGGTAACGATGGAA ATGTcgataaattaagtaaaatgaagaagcttttagaaattttatcgaaccCTAGCAAACGTATGCCGATGGATACACTGTTAAAGTGTGAGGTAGTCCTTGAAAAAGTGGACGTTAAACGTAGTGATGCTAGTGTTGGGCGAGTATCAACGTTAAAAGAACATCATTTCTTCAGTCCACTTTTGGAAGCAGTAAGCACGCACCTTCAAAGCCCAGTGGTCAACCATACGTTACAACGTACCTTTGGTCCATGTCTAGAAGCTTTATTTGGTCCAGAAATAAA GAATTTACCACCGccattaaagaaacaaaaaatagaagaatctCCTAGCGATATACCAGATGTATTACAGGGAGAAATAGCACGATTAGATCAACGATTTAAG GTTAGCCTTGATCCAGCGCAACAAAATGGATCCAAgtgtattcaattaatatgTTGGTTGGACGATCGTCATCTTCCATGCGTTCCACCAGTATCGGTTACAGTTCCTGCTGATTATCCCCTAACGCCTCCGCGTTGCGTTATGGCGCCTCATGAATACGCTACTACGTTCCTATGCGCTGTACAAAAAGCTCTAAACGCGCGTATAACGAAGCTTCCTCGTCGTTTTTCTGTATCTCAATTATTGGACACCTGGGAAATGAGCGTGAGGCAAGCCAGCGCACCTTCGCAAACGCCTGTTACTACAAATACTGTATTAATGGGATtatag